A region from the Achromobacter seleniivolatilans genome encodes:
- the lpdA gene encoding dihydrolipoyl dehydrogenase, translating into MTKTTFDLIVVGGGPGGYVAAIRATQLGMSVALVERAELGGICLNWGCIPTKALLHSATVLRACQEASHCGVTGAGDARPDLAVMVARSRKVAGRLGQGVAHLMKKNGVTVFAATARLAGSGKLALDNGTTLSAKHIILATGARARELPALPVGERIWAYRQALAPAAIPKSLLVVGAGAIGAEFASFYRAVGSDVTLIDMTPEILPQEDAEISALARKAFEKQGIRVLTQCAVTASALTATGVKVTLDQQGKKTELEVERVIVAAGIVGNVEGLGLEHTRVKVEKTHIVTDAQCRTAEPGVYAIGDVAGAPWLAHKASHEGVLCVEAIAGKPVHAIDPLRIPACTYSYPQVASIGMTEARAREHAKLNGSEIRVGKFTFAGNGKAIAMGEDQGLVKTVFDAKSGELLGAHIIHPEASELITGYGVAASLEATEEDLMHTVFAHPTLSETLHESVLSAFGRALHA; encoded by the coding sequence ATGACGAAGACTACGTTTGATCTGATCGTCGTCGGCGGCGGCCCTGGCGGCTACGTGGCGGCCATACGCGCCACGCAGCTGGGCATGTCGGTGGCGCTGGTGGAACGCGCAGAACTGGGCGGTATCTGCCTGAACTGGGGCTGCATTCCCACCAAGGCGCTGTTGCACAGCGCGACGGTGCTGCGCGCGTGCCAGGAAGCATCGCATTGCGGCGTGACGGGCGCGGGTGATGCCCGCCCCGATCTGGCCGTCATGGTGGCGCGGTCGCGCAAGGTCGCGGGCCGTTTGGGCCAGGGCGTGGCGCACCTGATGAAGAAGAACGGCGTGACGGTGTTTGCCGCCACCGCCAGGCTGGCCGGGTCTGGCAAGCTGGCGTTGGACAACGGCACAACGCTGTCAGCCAAGCACATCATCCTGGCGACAGGTGCACGCGCACGTGAATTGCCAGCGCTGCCGGTGGGTGAGCGCATCTGGGCTTACCGGCAGGCGCTGGCGCCCGCCGCCATCCCGAAGTCGCTGCTGGTGGTGGGCGCAGGCGCCATTGGCGCCGAGTTCGCCAGCTTCTATCGCGCAGTCGGCTCGGATGTCACGCTGATCGACATGACGCCCGAGATCCTGCCGCAGGAAGACGCGGAGATTTCTGCGTTGGCGCGCAAAGCCTTCGAAAAACAAGGCATACGCGTACTGACGCAATGCGCCGTGACGGCGTCAGCCTTGACGGCAACTGGCGTGAAGGTGACGCTGGATCAGCAAGGCAAGAAAACGGAACTAGAGGTTGAACGCGTCATCGTGGCGGCGGGCATCGTCGGCAACGTGGAAGGCCTGGGGCTGGAACACACCCGAGTCAAAGTCGAAAAAACGCACATCGTCACGGACGCCCAGTGCCGCACCGCCGAACCGGGCGTCTATGCCATCGGCGACGTGGCCGGCGCGCCGTGGCTGGCACACAAGGCCAGCCACGAAGGCGTTCTGTGCGTGGAAGCCATCGCCGGCAAACCCGTCCACGCCATCGATCCCTTGCGCATTCCCGCTTGCACCTATTCGTACCCGCAAGTGGCCAGCATCGGCATGACCGAAGCCCGCGCGCGCGAACATGCAAAGCTGAACGGCAGCGAAATCCGTGTGGGCAAATTCACCTTCGCTGGCAACGGCAAGGCTATTGCAATGGGCGAAGACCAGGGCTTGGTCAAGACCGTGTTTGATGCGAAGTCTGGCGAATTGCTGGGTGCGCACATCATCCACCCGGAGGCGTCCGAGCTGATCACGGGATATGGTGTTGCGGCATCATTGGAGGCGACTGAAGAAGATCTGATGCACACGGTGTTTGCGCATCCGACCTTGTCAGAGACATTGCATGAGTCGGTGTTGTCAGCGTTTGGCAGGGCGCTGCACGCGTAA
- a CDS encoding pyruvate dehydrogenase complex dihydrolipoamide acetyltransferase, which translates to MAHLIKLPSVAADTSGGNLHQWLKKEGDSVAVGDALAEIETEKAIVEINAEHAGVLGRIVVQAGAASVPINTVIGVLLADGDDASAIDRALAENGGAAAAATATPAAAPAAAAAVQAAPSATASTPSAAAPATNTPAAIPGGRLFASPLARRLAAQWHVDLLGVSGTGPHGRIVRRDVEAARDRAPTAALAQAAGRPAARRVPHTGMRRAIARRLTESKQNVPHFYLSVDCRMDALLALRSQANHGGAVKLSVNDFIVRAAALALREVPEVNVSWHEDAIEYHAGADISVAVATDGGLVTPIVRDADVKSLSAIAGEIVELAGRAKINRLKPEEFTGGSLTVSNLGMYGISQFAAIINPPQAAILAVGAAERRPVVGDNGELTAATVMTVTLSADHRAVDGAVGARWLAAFRMLIENPVRILL; encoded by the coding sequence GTGGCTCACCTGATCAAACTCCCCTCCGTTGCCGCCGACACCTCGGGCGGCAACCTGCACCAGTGGCTCAAGAAAGAAGGCGACTCCGTCGCCGTGGGCGATGCGCTGGCCGAAATCGAAACTGAAAAAGCCATTGTTGAAATCAACGCCGAGCACGCGGGCGTCCTTGGCCGCATCGTCGTGCAGGCCGGCGCGGCATCGGTGCCGATCAACACCGTGATTGGCGTGCTGCTGGCCGATGGCGACGATGCCTCGGCCATAGACCGCGCTTTGGCCGAGAACGGCGGCGCAGCGGCTGCCGCAACTGCTACCCCTGCTGCGGCTCCGGCTGCGGCTGCGGCTGTTCAAGCCGCGCCGTCTGCAACGGCATCAACGCCTTCTGCTGCCGCCCCCGCAACAAATACCCCCGCCGCGATTCCCGGCGGCCGCTTGTTCGCCAGCCCGCTGGCCCGGCGTCTTGCCGCGCAATGGCACGTGGATCTACTGGGCGTTAGCGGCACAGGCCCGCACGGCCGCATCGTGCGCCGCGACGTTGAAGCAGCACGCGACCGCGCGCCAACTGCCGCGCTTGCGCAAGCCGCTGGCCGGCCGGCCGCCCGCCGCGTCCCGCACACCGGCATGCGCCGCGCCATCGCCCGCCGCCTGACCGAAAGCAAGCAGAACGTGCCGCATTTCTACCTGTCTGTGGATTGCAGGATGGACGCGCTGCTGGCGTTGCGCTCGCAAGCCAATCACGGCGGCGCGGTGAAGCTGTCGGTCAATGACTTCATCGTGCGCGCCGCGGCGCTGGCCTTGCGCGAAGTGCCCGAGGTGAATGTCAGCTGGCACGAAGACGCCATCGAGTATCACGCAGGCGCCGACATTTCGGTGGCGGTGGCAACTGACGGCGGCCTGGTCACGCCCATCGTGCGCGACGCCGACGTGAAGTCCCTGTCCGCTATCGCAGGCGAGATCGTCGAGCTGGCTGGCCGCGCCAAGATCAATCGTTTGAAGCCCGAAGAATTCACCGGCGGATCACTCACCGTCAGCAACCTGGGCATGTACGGCATCAGCCAGTTCGCCGCCATCATCAACCCGCCGCAAGCCGCCATTCTGGCTGTGGGCGCGGCTGAACGCCGCCCCGTCGTGGGCGACAACGGCGAACTAACCGCCGCCACCGTCATGACGGTGACTCTGTCGGCCGACCACCGGGCGGTTGACGGCGCGGTCGGTGCGCGTTGGCTGGCCGCATTCCGAATGCTGATCGAAAACCCCGTACGCATCCTGCTGTGA
- a CDS encoding VOC family protein: protein MSALHMTVPMEVGICCANLDALLAFYTDVVGLTLINRVTVPADKARATGLTQHSYDVARLQTPYGERIKLLQPSAAPDAAVRGAAILDRQGSTYLTFIVRDLAGVVRNLEARGVAFDSAPAPMEVRPGTWLAFFRDPEGNVLELVEYDDPAAYRPDLASAAE, encoded by the coding sequence ATGAGCGCGCTGCATATGACCGTGCCGATGGAAGTCGGCATTTGCTGCGCGAATCTGGACGCGCTGCTGGCCTTTTATACCGATGTCGTTGGCCTGACGCTGATCAACCGCGTCACGGTCCCTGCCGACAAAGCGCGCGCCACGGGACTGACTCAACACAGCTACGACGTGGCGCGCTTGCAAACGCCTTATGGCGAGCGCATCAAGCTGCTGCAACCCAGCGCGGCGCCTGATGCGGCAGTGCGCGGCGCAGCCATTCTGGATCGGCAGGGCTCCACCTACCTGACCTTCATCGTTCGCGATCTGGCCGGTGTCGTGCGAAATCTGGAGGCCCGTGGCGTCGCGTTCGACAGCGCGCCCGCGCCGATGGAAGTACGCCCCGGCACCTGGCTGGCCTTCTTCCGCGACCCGGAAGGCAATGTGCTGGAACTGGTCGAATACGACGATCCCGCCGCTTACCGCCCCGACCTGGCCAGCGCCGCAGAATAG
- a CDS encoding alpha-ketoacid dehydrogenase subunit alpha/beta, which produces MATYQPLEPQAPWRQLTVDAKDWQQADPALLGTMLTQLHWIRAFEEAVLDLAAEGLVHGPAHSSVGQEGGAVGSVLALGAGDQINGSHRGHHQFLAKALQHVAPLGLDPRNPLNPAIDEVLQKTLAEIMGLAQGYCRGRGGSMHLRWLEAGALGTNAIVGGGVPLAAGAGWAHKHAGTDRVAVTYFGDGAVNIGSVLETMNLTAAWKTPLCFFIENNRYAVSTTVEESTAEPRLSARGLAFNIPSWKVDGMDPLAVHLAMSEAVAHMRAGNGPTIVEVDVYRFFHQNGPFPGSAFGYRSKDEEAQWRRRDPLDKIAAEMIGRQLITQAEVDALRQRCKDVMKDVSGRLTEAADGGKRRVRADLWPSPDFRDVGLRSDGAELADLRYQDAADYAGASIDRKFVDAVADVLDRRMETDGGVVVLGEDVHRLKGGTNGATRGLKDKYPDRVLGTPISENAFAGLGGGLAMDGRYKPIVEFMYPDFMWVAADQIFNQIGKARHMFGGDIDVPFVLRTKVAMGTGYGSQHSMDPAGIFATAPGWRIVAPSTPYEYIGLMNTALASKDPVLVIEHVDLYASSGNVPDGDLDYAIPFGKARVRRAGSKVTILTYLSMVSRALKAAEDAGVDAEIIDLRTLDRASLDWDTIGASIKKTNNVLIVEQGARGTSYGAMLADEIQRRYFDWLDQPIKRVTGGEASPSISKVLERAAFADTDEVMAGLADVLADLGEQA; this is translated from the coding sequence ATGGCCACCTACCAACCGCTTGAGCCCCAAGCGCCCTGGCGGCAACTGACGGTCGACGCAAAGGACTGGCAGCAGGCGGACCCCGCCCTGCTCGGCACCATGTTGACCCAGTTGCACTGGATTCGCGCCTTTGAAGAGGCCGTGCTGGACCTGGCCGCCGAAGGCCTGGTTCACGGCCCCGCGCACTCGTCCGTGGGCCAGGAAGGCGGCGCTGTCGGCTCCGTGCTGGCCTTGGGCGCTGGCGACCAGATAAACGGCTCGCATCGCGGCCACCATCAATTCCTGGCGAAGGCGCTACAGCACGTCGCGCCCTTGGGCCTGGACCCGCGCAACCCGCTGAACCCCGCCATCGACGAGGTCCTGCAAAAGACGCTGGCCGAAATCATGGGGCTGGCGCAAGGCTATTGCCGCGGACGTGGGGGCAGCATGCACTTGCGCTGGCTGGAAGCGGGCGCGCTTGGCACCAACGCCATCGTCGGCGGCGGCGTGCCGCTAGCGGCCGGCGCGGGCTGGGCGCACAAACACGCAGGCACCGACCGCGTGGCCGTAACCTACTTCGGCGACGGCGCGGTGAACATCGGCTCCGTGCTGGAAACGATGAACCTGACCGCCGCGTGGAAGACCCCGCTGTGCTTCTTCATTGAGAACAACCGCTACGCCGTATCGACCACGGTGGAAGAGTCCACCGCCGAACCGCGCTTGTCCGCGCGCGGCCTGGCCTTCAACATTCCCTCGTGGAAAGTCGACGGCATGGACCCCCTGGCCGTGCATCTGGCCATGTCGGAAGCGGTTGCGCACATGCGCGCCGGCAACGGCCCGACCATTGTGGAAGTGGATGTGTACCGCTTCTTCCACCAGAACGGTCCGTTCCCCGGCAGCGCGTTCGGTTACCGCAGCAAGGACGAAGAAGCGCAATGGCGCCGCCGCGATCCCCTGGACAAGATCGCCGCCGAAATGATCGGCCGCCAGTTGATCACGCAAGCCGAAGTCGACGCCCTGCGCCAGCGCTGCAAGGACGTCATGAAAGACGTGTCCGGCCGCCTGACCGAAGCCGCTGATGGCGGCAAGCGCCGCGTGCGCGCCGATCTGTGGCCCAGCCCTGACTTCCGTGATGTCGGCCTGCGCAGCGATGGCGCGGAGCTGGCTGACCTGCGTTACCAAGATGCCGCCGACTATGCGGGCGCCTCCATCGACCGCAAGTTCGTCGACGCAGTGGCCGACGTGCTGGACCGCCGCATGGAGACGGACGGCGGCGTCGTCGTGCTGGGCGAAGACGTACACCGCCTGAAGGGCGGCACCAACGGCGCCACGCGCGGCCTGAAGGACAAATACCCTGACCGCGTGCTGGGCACCCCGATCTCGGAAAACGCATTTGCCGGCCTGGGCGGCGGCTTGGCGATGGACGGCCGCTACAAGCCCATCGTGGAATTCATGTACCCCGACTTCATGTGGGTTGCCGCCGACCAGATCTTCAACCAGATCGGCAAGGCCCGCCACATGTTTGGCGGTGACATCGACGTACCTTTCGTGCTGCGCACCAAGGTTGCGATGGGCACGGGTTATGGCTCGCAGCATTCCATGGACCCTGCCGGCATCTTCGCCACGGCGCCAGGCTGGCGCATCGTGGCGCCGTCCACGCCGTATGAGTACATCGGCTTGATGAACACTGCGCTGGCGTCCAAAGACCCGGTGCTGGTCATTGAACACGTGGACCTCTATGCCTCGTCGGGCAACGTGCCCGACGGCGATCTGGACTATGCCATTCCGTTTGGCAAGGCGCGCGTGCGCCGCGCAGGTAGCAAAGTCACGATTCTGACCTACCTGTCCATGGTCAGCCGCGCACTCAAGGCCGCCGAAGACGCAGGCGTGGATGCCGAAATCATCGACCTGCGCACGCTGGACCGCGCCAGCCTGGACTGGGACACCATCGGCGCCAGCATCAAGAAGACCAACAACGTGCTGATCGTGGAACAAGGCGCGCGCGGCACGTCCTACGGCGCCATGCTGGCCGACGAAATCCAGCGCCGCTACTTTGATTGGCTGGATCAGCCGATCAAGCGCGTCACAGGCGGCGAAGCGTCGCCCAGCATTTCCAAAGTGCTGGAACGCGCGGCGTTTGCCGACACCGATGAAGTCATGGCCGGTTTGGCCGACGTATTGGCTGACTTGGGAGAACAGGCATGA
- a CDS encoding SDR family NAD(P)-dependent oxidoreductase, producing MDNPTEVIHSDLRGQSVVITGGAKGIGYATAQAFVRQGARVALLDMDADALNEAVAGLQAAGGDALAVQASVTDADAVERAFAQVEQAWGRIDVLVNNAGISANKPTLEVTVDEWRRAVDINLTGVFLCAQAAGRRMVPAGTGAIINLASMYGVVAAPDRAAYCATKGAVVLLTETLAVEWGPMGVRVNALAPGYVETDLVRDLAARGRLDPERLKQRTPLRRMAQPAEMADLAVFLASRQAAYITGHTLVADGGWSRYSYL from the coding sequence TTGGACAATCCTACTGAAGTCATCCATAGCGATCTGCGCGGACAAAGCGTCGTCATCACAGGCGGCGCCAAAGGCATCGGCTACGCCACCGCGCAGGCCTTCGTGCGCCAGGGCGCGCGCGTCGCGCTGCTGGACATGGACGCAGACGCCCTCAATGAAGCCGTGGCCGGTTTACAGGCCGCGGGCGGCGACGCGCTCGCCGTCCAGGCGTCCGTCACCGACGCCGATGCCGTGGAGCGCGCCTTTGCCCAGGTCGAGCAGGCCTGGGGCCGCATCGACGTGCTGGTCAACAACGCAGGCATCTCGGCCAACAAGCCCACGCTGGAAGTCACCGTGGACGAATGGCGCCGGGCCGTGGATATCAATCTGACCGGCGTTTTTCTGTGCGCGCAGGCCGCCGGCCGCCGCATGGTGCCGGCAGGCACGGGCGCCATCATCAATCTGGCTTCCATGTATGGCGTGGTGGCCGCGCCTGACCGCGCGGCTTATTGCGCCACCAAAGGCGCCGTCGTGCTGCTGACCGAAACCCTGGCCGTGGAATGGGGCCCGATGGGGGTGCGTGTCAACGCGCTGGCCCCGGGTTACGTGGAAACCGATCTGGTGCGCGATCTTGCCGCGCGCGGCCGGCTGGACCCCGAACGCCTGAAGCAACGCACACCCTTGCGCCGCATGGCGCAGCCGGCCGAAATGGCCGATCTGGCGGTATTTTTGGCATCGCGCCAGGCCGCCTACATCACCGGACACACCCTGGTGGCAGACGGCGGCTGGAGCCGCTACAGCTACCTCTAA
- a CDS encoding ABC transporter ATP-binding protein, with protein sequence MTAQSPLLSLQGVHAHYGKSHILHGIDLSIGHGEVVSLLGRNGAGRSTTMKSIMGLVDVTGGRITIEGRDITNKRPFEIARAGLGFVPEEREVFANLTVDENLRMGEQPKREDAPFWTVAQMFEYFPRLKERVNTKAGNLSGGEQQMLTMCRSLLGNPKVMLIDEPTEGLAPKIVEVIADVIRDIHQRGVSVVLVEQKLTIALKVSTRVSVMGHGRIVFEGPPAQLHERQDVVQEWLAV encoded by the coding sequence ATGACGGCGCAATCCCCCCTGTTGAGCCTGCAAGGCGTGCATGCCCACTACGGCAAGAGCCACATCCTGCACGGCATAGACCTGTCCATTGGCCACGGCGAAGTGGTCAGCCTGCTGGGCCGCAATGGCGCGGGCCGCTCCACCACCATGAAAAGCATCATGGGCCTGGTGGACGTGACCGGCGGCCGCATCACCATCGAAGGCCGCGACATCACCAACAAACGCCCCTTTGAGATCGCACGCGCCGGCTTGGGTTTCGTGCCCGAAGAACGCGAAGTCTTCGCCAATCTGACCGTGGACGAAAACCTGCGCATGGGCGAACAGCCCAAGCGTGAGGACGCACCCTTCTGGACCGTGGCGCAAATGTTTGAGTACTTCCCTCGCTTGAAGGAACGCGTCAACACCAAGGCAGGCAACCTGTCGGGCGGCGAACAGCAGATGCTGACGATGTGCCGTTCGTTGCTGGGCAACCCGAAGGTGATGCTGATCGACGAGCCCACGGAAGGCCTTGCGCCCAAGATCGTGGAAGTGATCGCAGATGTGATTCGCGACATCCACCAACGCGGCGTATCCGTCGTGCTGGTGGAACAGAAGCTGACCATTGCGCTGAAGGTTTCCACGCGCGTCAGCGTGATGGGCCATGGCCGCATCGTGTTTGAAGGACCGCCCGCGCAGCTGCATGAGCGCCAGGACGTCGTCCAGGAATGGCTGGCAGTCTGA
- a CDS encoding ABC transporter ATP-binding protein has protein sequence MSHDILTLTDVRKSFGEAQIIRGVNLAIEAGERHAVIGPNGAGKSTLFHLMSGSFAPTSGDINLRSRSIGGLSPEAINRLGLARSFQITNVFPRLSVRENLRLAVQRMHGLVYNFWRPIARNRAVNEDVDRLLEKVRLTAKKETAAGDLNYSEQRSLEIGMTLASRPKVILLDEPMAGMSQHEVDYTVELIKDVTRDCTLLIVEHDMQVVFSLADRISVLVYGEILATGTPAAIRGDARVREAYLGEETV, from the coding sequence ATGAGCCACGACATCCTGACCCTGACCGACGTGCGCAAGTCCTTTGGCGAAGCGCAGATCATCCGCGGCGTAAACCTTGCCATCGAGGCCGGTGAACGCCATGCCGTGATCGGCCCGAACGGCGCCGGCAAGTCCACGCTATTCCATCTGATGTCCGGCTCGTTTGCGCCAACCTCAGGCGACATCAACCTGAGGTCGCGCTCAATCGGCGGCCTGTCGCCCGAGGCCATCAACCGGCTGGGGCTCGCGCGCTCGTTCCAGATCACCAACGTCTTCCCGCGCCTGTCAGTGCGTGAAAACCTGCGCTTGGCAGTGCAGCGCATGCATGGCCTGGTCTACAACTTCTGGCGTCCCATTGCGCGCAACCGCGCCGTGAACGAAGACGTGGACCGTCTGCTGGAAAAAGTGCGGCTGACGGCGAAGAAGGAAACGGCCGCTGGCGATCTGAACTATTCCGAGCAGCGCTCGCTGGAAATCGGCATGACCCTGGCATCGCGGCCCAAAGTCATCTTGCTGGATGAGCCGATGGCCGGCATGTCTCAACACGAAGTCGACTACACGGTTGAACTGATCAAGGACGTGACCCGCGACTGCACGCTGCTGATCGTCGAGCACGACATGCAGGTGGTGTTCTCGCTGGCCGACCGCATCAGCGTGCTGGTCTACGGCGAAATCCTTGCCACCGGCACGCCCGCAGCCATACGCGGCGATGCCCGCGTGCGCGAAGCCTATCTGGGAGAGGAAACGGTATGA
- a CDS encoding branched-chain amino acid ABC transporter permease, which yields MKQTQRASGVLLLILCVAALCALPWLLPPGQLVAAVQMLIAALFACAFNLLAGQGGMLSFGHAAYFGVGTFATIHAMNALGGAGLLPTPLMPLVGGVAGLLFGLVAGWFATMRSGVYFSMITLALAELLHALAPHLKGVFGGEAGVSAMRMPAWGFTFGSDIEVYFLVLAWVLISLAALYGLTRTPLGRLTLGLRENANRLRYLGYRPHALKTMVFALSAMFAGIAGGLQALNIEAGNYVLFEVKLSTDAVLFAYIGGVNAFLGPVLGASILTFLSQTLADITRSWLLYQGVLFVLVMLFVPDGLVGLVQRAAKSLRERGLANWLPRAAVSVASGLLLTAATVFSVELLQRMFARDYRALLAMNPEAGWPAIPLFGHDWAPLALSTWLVPVALFAAGLLACRWAMALWRDDADAAPVLEPAK from the coding sequence GTGAAGCAAACCCAACGCGCCTCAGGCGTGCTGCTGTTGATACTGTGCGTGGCGGCGCTCTGCGCCCTGCCCTGGCTGTTGCCCCCAGGCCAGCTGGTAGCGGCCGTGCAAATGCTGATCGCGGCGCTGTTTGCCTGCGCCTTCAACCTGCTGGCGGGCCAAGGCGGCATGCTGTCTTTCGGCCACGCCGCCTATTTTGGGGTGGGCACGTTCGCCACCATTCACGCCATGAATGCGCTGGGCGGCGCGGGCCTCTTGCCCACGCCGTTGATGCCGCTGGTGGGTGGCGTCGCCGGCCTGTTGTTCGGGCTGGTCGCAGGCTGGTTCGCCACCATGCGTTCCGGCGTGTACTTTTCAATGATCACGCTGGCATTGGCGGAACTGCTGCATGCGCTGGCACCCCATCTGAAAGGCGTGTTCGGCGGCGAAGCCGGCGTATCCGCCATGCGCATGCCGGCCTGGGGTTTTACCTTTGGCTCGGACATCGAGGTGTATTTCCTGGTGCTGGCCTGGGTGCTGATCTCGCTGGCGGCCTTGTATGGGCTGACGCGCACGCCGCTGGGTCGGCTGACGCTGGGCCTGCGTGAAAACGCCAACCGTCTGCGCTATCTGGGCTACCGCCCTCATGCGCTCAAGACCATGGTGTTTGCGCTGTCGGCCATGTTTGCCGGCATTGCGGGTGGCTTGCAAGCCTTGAACATTGAAGCCGGCAACTACGTGTTGTTCGAGGTCAAGCTGTCCACCGATGCCGTGCTGTTTGCCTACATCGGCGGCGTCAATGCCTTCCTGGGCCCGGTGCTGGGCGCGTCCATCCTGACTTTCCTGTCGCAAACGCTGGCCGACATCACGCGCTCGTGGTTGCTGTATCAAGGCGTGCTGTTCGTGCTGGTGATGCTGTTTGTGCCGGACGGCCTGGTGGGTCTGGTGCAACGCGCCGCCAAGTCGCTGCGCGAGCGCGGCCTGGCCAATTGGCTGCCGCGCGCGGCCGTGTCGGTCGCGTCGGGCTTGCTGCTGACCGCCGCAACCGTCTTCAGCGTTGAATTGCTGCAACGCATGTTTGCACGCGACTACCGCGCCCTGTTGGCGATGAACCCCGAGGCCGGCTGGCCCGCCATTCCCTTGTTCGGCCACGACTGGGCGCCGCTGGCGCTGTCCACCTGGCTGGTGCCTGTGGCGCTGTTCGCCGCGGGCCTCTTGGCATGCCGCTGGGCGATGGCCCTGTGGCGCGATGACGCCGATGCCGCCCCCGTGCTGGAGCCCGCAAAATGA
- a CDS encoding branched-chain amino acid ABC transporter permease, with product MEFFTVSLLNGVIYGLLLFMVSAGLTLIFGMMGVLNFAHASFYMIGAYAAYTLTPVTGFWTALVLATIISGVLGMGVERFFLRRVHKFGHAQELLVTFGLAFIVAELIKLFYGDFPVDYRVPQFLNFAAFRVFDADYPFYRLLMGGVSLAMFAVIYLLLSRTRVGIVVRSAIYRPRMAEALGHNVPLVFMSVFGVGAAMAGLAGAVAGAFYTTNPNMALELGVLVFVVVVVGGLGSLEGAMIASLLIGLISSFSVGIDASLATLFGLFGAREWAEDVGGLMTVKISSLAATLPFLLMLVVLLVKPSGLKGEQS from the coding sequence ATGGAATTCTTTACCGTCTCGCTGTTGAACGGCGTGATTTACGGCCTGCTGCTATTCATGGTTTCGGCGGGCCTGACACTGATTTTCGGGATGATGGGTGTGCTCAACTTTGCGCACGCATCGTTCTACATGATAGGCGCGTACGCCGCCTACACCCTGACGCCCGTCACCGGTTTCTGGACGGCGCTGGTGCTGGCCACCATCATCTCCGGCGTGCTGGGCATGGGCGTTGAGCGCTTCTTTCTGCGCCGCGTGCACAAGTTCGGCCATGCGCAGGAACTGCTGGTGACCTTCGGCCTGGCGTTCATCGTCGCCGAGCTGATCAAGCTGTTCTACGGCGACTTTCCCGTGGACTACCGCGTGCCGCAATTCCTGAACTTCGCGGCGTTCCGCGTGTTCGATGCGGACTATCCGTTCTACCGCCTGTTGATGGGCGGCGTGTCGCTGGCGATGTTTGCCGTGATCTACCTGCTGCTGTCGCGCACCCGCGTCGGCATCGTCGTGCGTTCGGCCATTTACCGGCCGCGCATGGCCGAAGCCCTGGGTCACAACGTGCCGCTGGTGTTCATGAGCGTGTTCGGCGTGGGCGCGGCCATGGCAGGTTTGGCTGGAGCGGTTGCCGGCGCCTTCTACACCACCAACCCGAACATGGCGCTGGAGCTGGGCGTGCTGGTGTTCGTGGTGGTTGTGGTGGGCGGCCTGGGTTCGCTGGAAGGCGCAATGATCGCGTCGCTGCTGATCGGCCTGATCAGTTCGTTTTCAGTGGGTATTGACGCCAGTCTGGCCACCTTGTTCGGCCTGTTTGGCGCGCGCGAGTGGGCGGAAGACGTAGGCGGCCTGATGACCGTGAAGATTTCCAGCCTGGCGGCCACGCTGCCCTTCCTGCTGATGCTGGTGGTGCTGCTGGTCAAGCCTTCGGGCCTGAAGGGGGAACAATCGTGA